In Myotis daubentonii chromosome 16, mMyoDau2.1, whole genome shotgun sequence, one DNA window encodes the following:
- the RPL23 gene encoding large ribosomal subunit protein uL14 gives MSKRGRGGSSGAKFRISLGLPVGAVINCADNTGAKNLYIISVKGIKGRLNRLPAAGVGDMVMATVKKGKPELRKKVHPAVVIRQRKSYRRKDGVFLYFEDNAGVIVNNKGEMKGSAITGPVAKECADLWPRIASNAGSIA, from the exons ATGTCGAAGAGAG GACGCGGCGGGTCCTCCGGGGCGAAGTTCCGGATTTCCCTGGGTCTTCCGGTAGGAGCCGTGATCAACTGTGCTGACAACACCG GAGCCAAAAATCTGTATATAATCTCCGTGAAGGGGATCAAGGGACGACTGAACAGACTTCCTGCCGCCGGTGTGGGTGACATGGTGATGGCCACAGTCAAAAAAGGCAAACCGGAGCTCAGAAAGAAGG TACATCCAGCGGTGGTAATTCGACAACGAAAGTCATACCGGAGAAAAGATGGCGTGTTTCTTTATTTTGAGGATAATGCGGGGGTTATAGTAAACAATAAAGGGGAAATGAAAG GTTCTGCCATCACAGGACCAGTTGCAAAAGAGTGTGCAGACTTGTGGCCCAGGATTGCATCCAATGCTGGCAGCATTGCATGA
- the SPMAP1 gene encoding uncharacterized protein C17orf98 homolog, whose product MVHLREYPLRLQKGFILDGVALSTMARNYEHLKPKVWSAIPPYNAQQDYHARRYFTSRVIPPILQKTGQDHGGTGRDGWVVDYFHIFGEEQKYINRRNWAGAGHSFQQVIGHDYYNADVKTIRGYNGLFGYRRNTPALRQCPSVFGEVTRLPLF is encoded by the exons ATGGTGCACTTGCGCGAGTACCCTCTGCGGTTGCAGAAGGGCTTCATCTTGGATGGGGTGGCCCTGAGCACCATGGCCCGCAACTATGAGCACTTGAAGCCCAAGGTCTGGTCTGCGATTCCGCCTTACAATGCGCAGCAGGACTACCACGCGCGTCGGTACTTCACGAGCCGTGTGATTCCGCCCATTTTGCAGAAAACCGGTCAG GATCATGGAGGTACAGGAAGGGACGGCTGGGTAGTGGATTATTTCCACATCTTCGGGGAAGAACAGAAATACATCAACAGGAGAaactgggcaggggcag GGCATTCCTTCCAGCAGGTGATCGGCCATGACTACTACAATGCTGATGTGAAAACGATCAGGGGGTACAACGGTCTGTTTGGCTACCGCAGGAACACCCCAGCCCTCCGCCAGTGCCCATCTGTTTTCGGAGAGGTCACCCGACTCCCTCTCTTCTAA